The stretch of DNA AGCTAACACGTACGCAGAgtccaaactgaaatcaaaCCCCTGACATCTCCCATTTAGACAGCGAACATTTCTACCCTCCAAATTATCAAAGTGACAGAGTGTTAATGGGATTactgattttaatgtatttaccgaattttaaattctaatcCCTTATACTACacattactaaaaaaaaaaaaaaagtaagatgTTTCTGTCTATAATAACCTGGTGTTAAATGAACCAAAGTTTGCTGACGCTCTCCTGTTATGTTATCATTTTTTGCAGGTCTAGCCAACCCGGAGGCGAAGCTCGAGGAGAGTCCCAGGAGCTCAGTTATGCTGACGCCCGTATCAGAGGTTTCCTCTGTCGAGTTAGTCACCCTCTCCCCACCTCAGATTTTGCCTTCCTCACAGCTCTCTGAAACTGCCTCAGACACCAGCGCCCCCGAAGTCCCAGAGGCCACCGACACCGCAGGCCTGACTACTGAGTCAGGCAGCCACGCGGACACATCCAGCACAAATGGGGAGCCACACGCAGATGAGGACAAGGAGCCCAAGAAGAGCAAGGCTCACCTCCATTGTCCTGTTTGCAAAGTGACAGTCAACTCCGTCTCCCAACTGGAAGCACATAACAGCGGTAACAGGCTTCTTAAAAagtattttgcatttgtaaCTGACTTTTGGTTGGTCAATAATTTGGGGAATCTGAGCATCCAATAAATGCTTGTAATATCATTTAATTCGAACCACAGCAGACCTGCCGactctttgctctctctccacCAGGTACAAAGCACAAACTGATGCTGGAAGGTCACAGTGTTCTGCCACGGCGCAGGGGGAAGGTGGTGTCGGCTCGTGCTGGGTGCAAGAGCAAGCGGCTGGGCAGCAAAGGCAGCATCGGGGTGCCCAGCAAGAACTTCCAGTGTGAAGTGTGTGAGATCTTTGTGAACTCTGAGACCCAGCTGAGCCaggtaaaataaatacttattATACTGCACATATATGTAAAGTAGACTGTATCATTTACACTGTAGATAATGACATATTTCATTGTAAAACAGAAACTGGGAGATTTTTGCGATGGAAGAGTTGGCAAATGCAAATTACTAGATGTGGAGTAATTCTACACACATGATAGCATTTGTAAAACTAGCCCAAACGATgtgtattaaaatgacaatagtgAATGATGGGATTTTAAAGACGTTATCTAATCCAAGAGACCATTTTAACATCAGTTTCATTTACAGCCACATGAAGGAAGTCATTGAAAGCAGGTTTTAAGTGCAGAGTACATTCAAGCAGCACCTATTTTTCCACATTAGACAGATATCATCTCATGCTATAACTAACTGCAAAGCTCTTCATTGAGCAGGGATTAATTTGCCACTCATTATTGTGAGCTCCTAATTCCTACTGTATTTAGTTTTCTAGTTAAACTGGCATCAAACTAGCTTGGTGAAGTAATTTCTCCCCTTTTGATGTTCGTTAAATACTACATCTGAGTGAAGGGattgttttgaaaactttgcCTAGGCTGAAGAGGGATGTGAAAAAGATACAGGATACGTTGACATGTGTGAGCACCCAGGCTGCTTTAGCCGTAAATGCATTTCACTGGTCTTAAATAAACATCTCCTATCCCAAGAGGATATATGCCTGTAAGTAATACAGCCAGAGAAGGAGACACTGTGGCAGTGGGAGAAAGTAATGTGATGTAATTTCTGCACACTTCAGTCATAATCATTGTGTATCCATTATTAATTCAGCGGATAACATTTGAAGTTGTTCCACTGCGGTACAACAGATGCTTGTTAGCTCACTAATGGTATTTCTGCTGGTCTCGGCAGCACATGAATAGCAGAAGGCACAAGGATAGGCTGGCCGGAAAACCACCCAAACCCAAATTTACCCCCCACAGCAAGAGCCAGCCAAGCTCCAGCTTAGCGGTAAGtcttaaagacataaagacacagacacagtcgtgcaaatatacacacacacacacacacacacacacaccaagcatAATTTCCTTTCTCTTACTGCAGATATAGTGAACATGCTGTACACATGTGCCAAAACTGGAATAAATTCAGTCTACCTtgtaaacaaatgcatttttaaacaccAGTTTTAATTTATCTTCGTTACAGTTAACTGATTTGACCCCAGCCCCGacggacaaacacacaaactcagataTCATTAAGTTGTGCTTAGGGGCTTCGATGTCTCGGTGAGgcagtatgtttgtgtgcctgtgctgTCAGAGAGGTTAAGCACACTGTTGTACTCAGTGAGTCCCCTACCCCTGAGACAGGTCTAAAATAGGCCTTCTCTCTCCCACTGACCAGCTCTGACAACAGCAGCCTGAATCAGCACTCCAGATTAATCACCTCTCTGCTCCTGTCATATACACACCTCcccatctctccttctcctcctcctcctcctcctcctcctcctcctcctctatccTACAGAACGTGAGATGGAGTGGCTATGCAGGCGTGGCTGTGTCTGCCATGAAGAAAGCGTTCAGCCAGTACAACCTCACCTCCCTCTCCTCGCAGGTCAGTGGCAGGAGAGGCCGAGACATGGGATTGGATTGGAGGGCAAGAGCTTCAGCTGGCTGAACTTTAGGCCTGGGCAGGGGACTCAGCAGAGATAATGAAGAAATCAGGTTTatattaaagggatagttctgattttgtttgtttgtttggttatTTGACATGAGGTGTTATTCATTTTACTCTCTGGTGATGATGTGAATACAGTTACGGAGTAGGACATGCTATTTTGGGGGCCCCTCTTTGTGGAATGCAaatccttttccctttttttttccatagacaATGTTGCGTGACTCACAGTTGGATCATTTCTGTGGCTTTGAAGGGCATGAAACTCTCCCGGGTCAAATCATCAGCACAAAAGATTAGCAGCTATGTCTGAAAATATATGGTTCTTTGATAGAAAGTCAAAGATACGAGCCTGTGTATATAAAAATTTTGAGGCAGAAGTCAACTacgactcccaaggtgcatttcaacaacaaacatTCATACACTGTCTTCTTCTCTATAAGGATGGGCATTAGCTTAGTCTGTTCATTCTTTGGACAGTTTGTGGAGGTCTGTGGAAAATTTAGCAGAaatattaacagaaaatgttaacTAAGATCTTAAGCGAACTTCAGAGGCTTGAGTCTCCTTATACAGAGAGGTCTTCATCTTTACTGCATCAAATACTTACCCCCGCAGCAGCTGTAGTCGGTTTGAATTCACAACTGTTACACTGGATTAAAATGGCAGCCCTGAGACATAGTaagaataatataataaaacattcataaaaaaaagtctgcagcAAAGTTCATTATGTTCATTATGATCCAAACAATTACAGTCATGCTTTGTCGATAAATTGCTAAATATGCTACAAGGAAGTGCTGTATTTAGCAATTCTGTAGAGAAACTATGTCCTCCATTGCTTCCAAGCTTACCTCGgctcctgctctctgtgaaaGAGCAAACTAAATACTTTTGAACCCAACTTTAAATCCTACAAGGGTGAGTATTTGATTGTCAAAAAAGAATGCGAGCTGCATCATGGTTTGACgtgggtttttttgtcaaatttctgGAAGCTTGGTGGGATACATACATCTACAGGATCTTAGCAAATTTCATCTGAGCTATGCGTCTGTCCATGCATCAGTGTGATGACCAGTGAGTAAAGCATTTCAccttaaaaaaatctgaactatCCTTTTAACATCACAGAGCTTTAGAGTAAATGTCTGCCATTTAACCCTTGTCCTGACTGGAAAAAAAGGCTAAGGTGTGTTCATACTGTAGTCCTAGCATTAGCCTACTGTCTGATGAGTGACCATGCAACAAGCTATCAGGAATCCAGTATTTAGTATGAACATGTATTCCTCTACTGCAGCTATGCGTGCAAACAAGTGCCATGAGTTTGGGAGACATGTTTGCCCACTAAACATGATGTACCCTCACTGTGTTCTTCTCTCACTTCTCACCGTTCCCCCTCCTGTCTTCTCCAGACCAAACTGGCCTTGCAGAAGCAGCTGACCAAGAGCTTGACAACTGGCTTCCTGCCCAGTCCCCTCACCCCGCCAGCTCTGTGCACAGTGGCAACTAACCCACTGGCTCTGCGTCACCCAGTGAGCACCACCACCTTCATCCAGACCCCCTTCCTGGGCCCTGCACTGTTTCGGCCTGCCCCGGGGCCTCTGcgggccacacacacacccatcatCTTCTCCCCCTACTAAAGACTTAACCCACTTCCCATTTGAGCTCCTCCCCCTGTCCCCTTACCAAACCCCAGGCACAACTTTAGTGTGACCCACATGACAAAAAGGCCACACGCAAACTATGCAGCCCGCCTGACTTAAGATGGAAACAGTACACAAGTCCTGACGCTCAGTAGGCCACGAGGCCTGAGAGCTGTTCCTATGATAAAGGCCAAGATCCCCTATCATgccttctctctgctcctcttaTCATGACCTTAGGAGCAGGACAGGCCTCCAGACAGTGACTGGTGCACAGAGGCCACTTTTATAGCCATTTCATGGGTCGACATGGTTTGGATTATGGATATTATTGTGTAATTTATTAGAGAACAAATATAGACGAGTCTAGATGTATGTTTAGTGTGGTTGCCACAAAATAAGGTCCCTTTACTTGATGCTcctctaaaatgtttttaacttatTGGTTTTGGGGTTTTATGAAAGGCGGGAGGGTCACACAGTAGGTCATTGAAACAGCTGAAACCGAGGTACACTCCTGTAAACCAGTCTCACTGATGGTGTGTTTTCAACCAACAAACATAAAGGATAATCTGCAGTCAAATGCTGTCACATTGCATCTTGGATATGGCCATTATATAACAACTCTTTGAACGAGTACCCCCCTCTCACCTTTAAACTCATGGGAGGCAAATATGAGTCCTCTTTTTTGGCCAGTATGTGGATCTAtaactacatactgtatatccaaaTGCTAAAGCCCCATCAGTACCATTTTGCACCTCCAGCCTTCTCACTAACACTTTCCCTCAACccttaaaaacatttcttcctctctttctttctgagtCACAGCTATAGTCATAGTcctcaagattttttttcctttcctgtaTCCCCAGGATTAAGCACTCATTAAGGTCCAGAAAAGGTCAGCTTGTCAACTTGACTTCGTTTCAGTTTGCAAATCTGTCCTCAGAATGATTTTTCTGGTCCAGTGCATAATTCACGCAATGCAGCTTGAACATTATGTTCCTCGCCAAGCTAGCggcatgaaaacatttttgaagctATGGAGGTCTTACATTGCAGAACGCCATCATTTCTCTCCCCCTCGTGACGGCTCTTtgtcctttccttcctcctcgCCCTGCTGTCGTCACCTCGCTGTTGCCCGTCATTTTCTCTGGCGTTATCAGCGTGAGATGTAGAGGAGCGGGGAAAGCCTCCCCGcgaacacgcacgcacactccATCACACgcataatgaaaacacaatgggCGACTTGAAGACTTGATGGGATTTCAGAGCTCTGCGAAAAGTTTGGATGACAGTGGGTGGGGAGGCTGCTCAGCCAGTACTAGATTGACATGCTGTTGCAGTGTCTGGGTACAGTGTGGGAGGGAACAAAGAACAGCGCCATGGCAACCACATTAAAAGCACcttaaaactgatttatttacaaaagcaatgaaaatTGTGTTGATATTCACCTTTTTTGCTGTAGGTGTATGTTTTTACAACCCCATGTCAATTTcagtttgaatttcattttggaaaaataaagaacaatcAGGTGAGAATGATCACTTTACAGTTTATCCATGACTAAGATTAGTCTCACGTTTAAAGCAATACATTCggtatgtttatgtttatgatGTGATTTCAGTGTGCCAGTGGCTTTATCTATTCTATACTGTACACACCTGTAACAATGTATGATGTACTCCAACACAGCCAAGGGCCAACTCCGAATTGTGAGCGAAGAGTCATCTGAAATGATGGCTGGTCCTGACGGCGCTGTCCTTGATGCTTGATGCTCATGGTCAGTCTTCACATGTTTTGACTCCGGGCTGAGCCGTTCCATTTATAGCTGCTCTCGCGCTGCGGAGAGTGTGCTTCAGCGCCGTGTGACattgctgttttcactttttagtGGAGCCGGCGAACTTTTCTATGACTTCCACTGAGCAAAACAATGTTACGTCAGAGACAAGTGTTTGGGATAATTGTCACAAGTGCAACATCAAATGTCATATTGCTGTTCATGCTCGTGTGCTGTCTCCCCCGCCTTCCCACCCGGGATATCTACTAGTACTCAACCTTCCCTTCTGCCATAATGGACTGTCGGCAAGGTCTCGTAAGGACTCGGAGCGCACACATCATCCTCCCTTCAACGCTCATACCAAATCATGTTCTCTTAAATTACAGTAATGGAGCAAATCCTATGCATTTCTCATTGTGCAATATGTGTAATTGTCTGTGATGCAACAGTGCCATCTGTCGTGAAAACCCTGTAATTGCCATCCAGTACTAGTGCTTCTACAAGACCTTTGATCCTatgtacatttctgtttaaGGAACCCCAAGTCTTTCTGGGTAAGCGAAGCCACCGGGTCCCCCCCGCCATACCCATGTGATTCTCCCCAGTCGCACTACTCAGTGAACCAGCCAGCCTTTAAtcttcactgtttgtttgtttgtttgtttgtttctatcGCTCAGTGGGAACTCTGACCTAAAGAACTGAaacttttcttaaaataaagaaTCTAGAGAAGGCAAATTAAATGTAGAAGTCATAGAGTAATCTTAGAGATTTTATCAGAGTTGCTATTGTTATCTGTATCACAATGAACTGCTATCATAGAAGAGAGTAGATTATATTATTGTAGGCACTGTACGCCatacaggaaaaggaaaaatgctttgctttctttttttgtttgtttgtttatttacatggttttaacaatatgtttttttaaaagtacaagagaaaatatttaaaacatttttttcgagtgagctttttgttttttcctccttgttgACGGTGTCCGAATTAATAACGTTATACAAGGCCTTTTTAGACAATATCCTGAAGTCACATTAGCCAGGCCTTCTCAGGGGTGACAGGTTGAGCAAATGCTAACATGACCATCCATTCAGGGTATCCCTCCATAACTCTAGAGAGCAGGAAACACTGTACGCATGGGTGGATTGACGAAAAGAACTTACAGTGCTGTACATTAGAGAGGACAAGGGAtggattttggaaaataaagctTTTAGAACTTGTAAAAAAtggttttagtgtgtgtgtgtgtgtgggggggtgtgtgggtgtgggtgtgtgtgtgtgcatcatggGTAAAACTGGAAAACAGCAGCATCCCAGAAGGCAGTATTTTGATTCAGATTGATATTTGAGCATTAatatgtgtgtgggtatgtgaggaaataaaaaaaaaactgagaaaaatcaGGCAGATGATTGCTAATGAATAAACAGTGACAACATGAATGCTCAGATTCACGAGGATGCTCCTAGTTGCccttgcactttttcttttgttccttgAACTATGTGCAATCatatcagattttaaaaaaaaaaacaaaaacaaaaaaaacatcactgtgtcAAAATACTAGTTATTAATCAGTTAGTAAAAGCTTACCACATCCAGCTCTGACTCAGGAAGTGTCAAGCTGGAATAAAAAATGACTCTATACATGATCCTGAGCTTGCAGGTGCAGGTCTGCTGGTTTTCTCACCAACACCCTCACAGCATCTGTTCAACTGCAAACCCAACGCCTCTCAGCTTTCCAGCCATTTCAGGAAACAACATGCGACTGCAGGACTGGTGTTTGGCTGAGATACAATGGTGAAAGCAACTGGAAACAAGTTGAGGCTGCTGTATCTGAGCTCTGTTGCATCTGTGGCACACAGAGGAGTGACAGACTAATACACCTGAGTGGCTGATGTGGTTCCGAGTCAGGCTAATCTCTTTTATCTTCAGTTGATGCTCCGTAGATGGCCACTAAAATACATTGTCCTCTGGATTGGCTCTAGCTCTACGGCACAAAGATTTGATACCAAGCAGTGAATCCTCCTGGATTATGGAACAGCAGCTCACTGCTACTCAACATCTACTGTGTGCTTGCCAACATGACACAGTGTTGTTGCTCGTCTGTTGTGCTGCTCTCCCCGTCAACCTCAAAGCCGACTTCAACACAGTGAAACCGAGCAGAGGAGGATCTGTCCCTGGACTCTTCACGTGTGATAAACTGTGTCTCAGTGCTTTTATCTATCACACCAGATAATCATGTACTCGGCTTAGTTAGTTCTTTAATTTAccagttttcttcttctttttttttttttttttggagaagaGCCCTTGGATTATATACTGACTTTGTCCCCAGTGCCTCAGTCCGTCGCGCCAGCCCATCCTTTGTGGAAACAGTAGATAAGCACAACATTAGGTCCAGAATCTCGTGTGGTGTCAATCAAAGGAAAACCACTGGATCCCCAGCACTTACTAAAGCCAGTGATATGGCAGAAGGACATGATGACTTTGCTAAGCTGTGACACTGGTGTATCCGCTGTATTGCTCCATTATCTTATCTGATTGCTCTCCATGGAGGAGGTGACACCCTTATCTCCTGCTGTGGTGGTCAGCCGGCGCTCTTACACTCAAAAGTCACCCCATATAAACATagctgcagagtgtgtgtgtgtgtgtgtgtgtgtgtgtgtgtacaaaagtATAGGCTTCTGATTAACTGAAAGTAAGTGAGTGATTACAAAtgatttatatgatttttttaaaagaatttttagGCATTTTTACCATCATTCAAAGGCGGGCAACAAAGAAGGGACAGGAAAGAGAGGCGAGGGAGAGGATGAAGTGAACCAGGGACCTTGCAATAATGGTGTGTGGTATGCATCCTGAACAATAGGCCACCACGGCCACCCCACGATTTATATGATGTAggatcaaaaaacacaacaggaacGGACATGGCCAATTTTCTGGTGCAATTTTTAGCTTAATATTGATAGCATGTTAACTGTCATGACTAGTAATGTAACACAGTggctgaaattttttttatacttttaataaaatattgcaGTTAATAATATACTTATAGGTAAATAATGTAATTGTGGATATTAAAAAGGTAACTTACTTTCTTTAACATattaacatgaaataaaatttgaagAAATGCTTTACTTCATACTATTACAAAACATAGATGATACATGTtggttttaatgaaaacagaaacaagaaataGTCTTAAATAGTATGGATTATGCCTCTGAAAAAAATTCCAGACTTTTTCTTTGCGTAATTCAAACCTTATGCTCTTATTCCTCTGTGGGAATAATGCGTTATTAGAACGTTATTATACAGTCCATCTTCACTTTACATATTGGATACATgctaatgttttaattaatacattaaaacatATAGTACCTCACCTGAAACCACATGGTAGCCCACTAAACTACATGTGTAAACTACATGTACTGTTACCACTAATATAGAaccatatgtatatatgtatgtatatgtatatatgcatatgtatatgtatatatgtatatgtatatgtatatatatgtatatgtaaatgtatatgtatatgtatgtgtatatatatatgtatgtgtgtatatatatgtatatatgtatatgtatatatatatgtatatgtatatatatatgtatatgcatatatgtatatgtatgtgtatgtatatgtatatatgtatatgtatgtgtatatatatgtatgtatatatgtatatgtatatatatatatatatatatatatatgtatatatatatatatacatatatatatatatgtatatgtgtatgtatatatatgtatatgtgtttatgtatgtatgtgtatttatgtatatgtattcgtatgtatatgtatgtatatatatatttatgtatatgtatgtatgtatgtatatatatatgtatatgtatgtatatgtatgtatgtatatatatatgtgtatgtatgtatatgtatgtatgcatgtatgtttatatatatgtatatgtatgtatatgtatatgtatatgtgtgttgtgtgtgtgtgtgtgtgtgtgtgtgtgtgtgtgtgtgtgtgtgtgtgtgtgtgtgtgtgtgtgcataaatgtATATACCAAATATATTCCCAATTTTTCATACATAACTTTTTTTGATGTACTTTGCTTATTCTTACAGAGTGTAGTTCATTTATTTGTAACCAATATCTACACTGCAATCATCTATTAAATGCAAGATAATTGTTAAACCTATTACATTATTCCATAGTAGCCACTACAGGTAAATTTTCCTTTTTGGGGGGTTTATTTATTACATGAGTTCATCGTAGGTACGAATTATTCAATAGAAAGGTATTCACTTGTTTATACACACTTATCATTTTTCAGTTACGCAGCACAGGAAATTACCCTTtgtataaataataattgttgaATTATCAAGGAAATACTTGAACATTGCAACattatttacaattaaattgTATTCATCACGAAGGCAGTGGTGGTAATTACTGTGAAATAAAGAGA from Xiphias gladius isolate SHS-SW01 ecotype Sanya breed wild chromosome 3, ASM1685928v1, whole genome shotgun sequence encodes:
- the znf385c gene encoding zinc finger protein 385C isoform X1, whose amino-acid sequence is MKRPFSPSALPNAELDRRGFGTTRGVQMDVEPSCGTQDEGAVPDEQSPGGALPSALCRPKRERKQRSYTLCEVCNIQLNSAAQAQIHYNGKSHQKRLKQISNGKMPSKTGTSAQGSPLLASLPVPGRPLQPQLNLKNLLPFRLNGSSPLSLFPNFNTMDPVQKAVINHTFGVPQPLKKKQIISCNICHLRFNSTNQAEAHYKGHKHARKLKAMEAQKNRQRRAGEASSKGRERDRQRDRDRSKTSTSEAALPALMDTSLVEGTSLANPEAKLEESPRSSVMLTPVSEVSSVELVTLSPPQILPSSQLSETASDTSAPEVPEATDTAGLTTESGSHADTSSTNGEPHADEDKEPKKSKAHLHCPVCKVTVNSVSQLEAHNSGTKHKLMLEGHSVLPRRRGKVVSARAGCKSKRLGSKGSIGVPSKNFQCEVCEIFVNSETQLSQHMNSRRHKDRLAGKPPKPKFTPHSKSQPSSSLANVRWSGYAGVAVSAMKKAFSQYNLTSLSSQTKLALQKQLTKSLTTGFLPSPLTPPALCTVATNPLALRHPVSTTTFIQTPFLGPALFRPAPGPLRATHTPIIFSPY
- the znf385c gene encoding zinc finger protein 385C isoform X2 codes for the protein MLIGTSAQGSPLLASLPVPGRPLQPQLNLKNLLPFRLNGSSPLSLFPNFNTMDPVQKAVINHTFGVPQPLKKKQIISCNICHLRFNSTNQAEAHYKGHKHARKLKAMEAQKNRQRRAGEASSKGRERDRQRDRDRSKTSTSEAALPALMDTSLVEGTSLANPEAKLEESPRSSVMLTPVSEVSSVELVTLSPPQILPSSQLSETASDTSAPEVPEATDTAGLTTESGSHADTSSTNGEPHADEDKEPKKSKAHLHCPVCKVTVNSVSQLEAHNSGTKHKLMLEGHSVLPRRRGKVVSARAGCKSKRLGSKGSIGVPSKNFQCEVCEIFVNSETQLSQHMNSRRHKDRLAGKPPKPKFTPHSKSQPSSSLANVRWSGYAGVAVSAMKKAFSQYNLTSLSSQTKLALQKQLTKSLTTGFLPSPLTPPALCTVATNPLALRHPVSTTTFIQTPFLGPALFRPAPGPLRATHTPIIFSPY